From Diospyros lotus cultivar Yz01 chromosome 4, ASM1463336v1, whole genome shotgun sequence, a single genomic window includes:
- the LOC127800710 gene encoding uncharacterized protein LOC127800710, protein MDPCPFVRLTVGNLALKIPVASKPARSVVHPSSSPCFCKIKLKNFPLQSAVVPCVLPESQFPDGQVQASAVTFHLSKSDIHRLAGKSLFAGKLYLKISIYTGRRGTTCGVNSGRLLGKVSVPMDLAGTESRACVFHNGWISVGKDAKRSCAQFHLNVKAEPDPRFVFQFDGEPECSPQVFQIQGNIRQPVFTCNFSFRSNTDRNPRSRSLQSEQGSSRAWLSSFGSERERPVKERKGWSITVHDLSGSPVAAASMVTPFVASPGSDRVSRSNPGCWLILRPGDGTWKPWGRLEAWRERGAHDGLGYRFELIPEKGGGGVVLAESTLSSSKGGKFVIDLGSNPNGRSTPGNSTSPACSPRGSGDYGLIGLWPYSVYRGFVMSARVEGEGVKSSKATVEVSVQHVNCTEDAAAFVALSAAIDLSMDACRLFSQKLRKELCPPQDLLS, encoded by the exons ATGGATCCGTGTCCTTTTGTGCGCTTGACGGTGGGTAATCTGGCGCTGAAGATCCCGGTGGCGTCGAAGCCCGCCCGCTCCGTCGTGCATCCGTCGTCATCGCCATGTTTTTGCAAGATCAAACTTAAGAACTTCCCTCTCCAGAGCGCGGTGGTTCCGTGCGTGTTGCCGGAAAGCCAGTTCCCCGACGGGCAAGTGCAGGCGTCGGCGGTGACTTTTCACTTGAGCAAGTCGGATATACACAGGTTGGCCGGGAAATCGCTCTTTGCCGGGAAACTTTACTTGAAAATTTCTATTTATACGGGCCGCAGGGGGACAACCTGTGGCGTGAATTCCGGGAGGCTGTTGGGGAAGGTGTCTGTGCCAATGGATCTGGCTGGGACGGAGTCTAGGGCTTGCGTGTTTCACAATGGCTGGATTTCAGTCGGCAAAGACGCGAAACGCTCGTGCGCTCAGTTTCACCTCAATGTGAAGGCAGAGCCTGATCCGAGATTCGTGTTTCAGTTCGATGGCGAGCCTGAGTGCAGCCCGCAAGTGTTTCAAATCCAAGGCAACATCCGCCAACCGGTTTTCACCTGCAACTTCAGTTTCAGAAGCAACACCGACCGGAATCCCCGGTCTAG ATCGTTACAGTCTGAACAGGGAAGTTCCCGGGCGTGGTTGAGTTCGTTCggaagcgagagagagaggccggTGAAGGAGCGGAAGGGCTGGTCAATCACTGTCCATGACCTCTCCGGTTCACCGGTGGCCGCAGCGTCAATGGTGACTCCATTTGTGGCCTCGCCCGGTTCCGACCGGGTGAGCAGGTCCAACCCTGGCTGCTGGCTCATCCTGCGGCCGGGTGACGGCACCTGGAAGCCTTGGGGCCGGCTCGAGGCCTGGCGCGAGCGCGGCGCCCATGACGGGCTCGGCTACCGCTTTGAGCTCATCCCCGAAAAGGGTGGCGGCGGCGTTGTCCTGGCCGAGTCGACCCTCAGCTCGAGCAAAGGCGGGAAGTTCGTCATCGACCTGGGCTCCAACCCCAACGGCCGGTCCACACCGGGCAACTCTACGTCGCCGGCGTGCAGCCCGAGAGGGAGCGGGGATTACGGGTTAATAGGGCTGTGGCCGTATAGCGTGTACAGAGGGTTCGTGATGTCAGCAAGAGTGGAAGGGGAGGGAGTAAAGAGCAGCAAGGCGACGGTGGAGGTGAGTGTGCAGCACGTGAACTGCACGGAGGACGCAGCCGCATTCGTGGCTTTGTCAGCGGCGATCGATCTGAGCATGGACGCTTGCAGGCTTTTCTCTCAAAAACTGAGAAAAGAACTTTGCCCACCACAAGATTTACTCAGCTGA